The following is a genomic window from Terriglobales bacterium.
TGCCATCCGCAGCGCCTGGCTTGCTGCGCTCATGCGTGCACCGCCTTGGGAGTACGGGAGTTGTGCCGGTGTCCGGCGTGTGACTCGTCTGGATCGGCCAGGTGTCGTCGCGTCTGCGCGACCAGCACCACCGAGGCGGCCAGCAGCAGCGCGCCTACCGCCACGTGCGCCACCGTCGTCGCCACCATGCTGGTCAGCGGTTGCGCTGCCTCCTGGCTCCATTCCACTCGGGTCAGGTAGGCCCCGAAGCCCAGCCCCAGCTGCGCCACCAGCAGCACCAGCAGCACGATCGCCGGCTGGAAGATTTCCGGGGCATGGGAGTAGTCCATCAACGCGCGCACCGCCGTCCACAATACCAGCACCGTCACCACCCCCGCCAGAATCAGGTGTGGCAGCAGCTTCATCCCCGAGTGCCGGAAGGCGGCCCCCAGGATCAGTTGCAGCAGGATGAAGGCCGCCGACCACGCGGCCAGCGTCGTCAGCCGGGGCCGTCGTACATCCAGCGCCATGCGCGCTTCTTCCTCCACCCAGCCTCGGCTCGTGAACAACGCCATCAACACCACCGTGCAGAAGAATGTTTGTGCCAGCGTCGCATGTGCGGTCGAGACCGCTGGCGGCAGGAAGAACAGCACCGTCACTCCGCCCAGCACGCCCTGCACGATCACCAGCGCCAGCGCCGCCCAGCCCAAACCGCGCATCCAGCCCCGGTGTTCCACGCGGTGCGTCCACACCGCCAGGATGATGGTCAGCAGTCCCACGAACTGGGCCACCATGCGGTGTCCGTGCTCGTACTTCACGCCGCCCACCATGGGCGGAATCTTGTAGAGTGACCCGAACGAAGTCGGCCAATCCGGCACTGCCAGTCCGGCGTCATTCGACGTGACCAGCGCCCCCGCGATCAGCAGCATGAACGTCACCGCCGCCGTGAACACGGCGAACCGATGATGTCCCGCGTGATACGCGTTGTGGTGCGCCGCCCTCATCCCGATCAAGCTGTCATTCCGCGTGACTTGCCCACGCTGTCATCCCGAGTGCGCGAAGAGGAGTCCGCTGCGCGGACTCCTCTTGCGAATCGAGGAACCCCTACTAGCCACGAGTCACTAACCACTAGCCACTGGTTTCTACTGTCCTTTGAACGAAAACTCCGCCGTCTTCGCTTCCTTGGCCGCGATCGTCACCTTCATCGTCTGCTCGCCCAGCTTCTCGTGCACGGCGGCAATGGTGTATTCGCCCGGCGGCAGGCCCTTGATCTCGAATGTGCCGTCCGCGCCGCTTACCGCGAAGAACGGGTTCTTCACCACGTTGATGTACATCTTCATCCACGGGTGCTGGTTGCACTTCACCGGCAGCATCAGCTCTTCCCGCGCGAAGGTCTTCTCCAGCGGTGTGGCCTTCGGGGCCTGAGACTCGTTCCATTCGCGGTTGCCGCTGGCTGGCGCCGGCGTGGGGTGGATGTTGTGCGTGGTGTCGTCGCTGTTCAGGATTTCCACCGTTTGCCCCGCCATCACTCCTTCCACGTGCGGATGATAACGGCAGCCGTGCTGGTCAATGGTCACCTTCTCTGTGGGCACGTCGAAGGTTCGGTCGCCCAGCCCGTCCTTTACGTACACGAACACGTTGGCCAGGTTGCCCTTGTCCACTACCACCATCTCCGACATCGCGGGGCTCGTGGAAGTCGCCTTGCACGCCGGGTCCTGGCTCATGTCGATGCGCACCGCCTTGGGCGGCGTGCCCTCGAACTTCACCGTTCCGCTCACGCTGCCTACCGTGGCCGGATCGATCGGCGTGGCCTTGGCCGGGGCCGGCTGCGCCATCTGCGCTTCCTCGGTGGCGGTCTGTTCCTTCTGACATCCGGCGACCGCCAGCGCCATCACCATCAGCGCTGCCGCCGCCACGTACCACTTGGCTCTGCTCATGATTTCGTCAACCTTTCCTGGGAGGGATTCTTGCTGCAACCAAACTGTCCATTCTACCTTGAGCGGTCTGTTTTTGCGTTTGTCATCCCCAGCGAGCGCGACCGAGCTAAAACTCTGTCACCCCGAGCGCAGCCCGCCATGCGGGCGGAGTCGAGGGGCAATGCCGTTGCCGTTCCCAAAGATTCAATAACGGTTCGGTTTTCGGCTGCTGCGAATATGCCTGTGCGGACAGGATCCTCGCGCGCCCTTTCTGGATCCGACGCCTGAGACCTGACACCTATTTCGACCCGCCTGCGTCCTGCCTCCTGCCCCCGGCCACCTGGACCTTCGGCCTTCCCGTTTGCGCCAGCCCGCGCGCTCCCGCCCTCCGCTGCTCCTCCGGCGTCAACTGGAACATGTAGCGCACCAGCAGCTTGGTGTGGTCCTGGGTGAATCCGGCAAACGACGGTGGCACCGGGCCGTTGAACACCCACTGATTCTCTTGCTTGCGGAACAGCCCGCTGGGCATCGACGTCCCCGGACTGATGGCCTGCGGATCCAGCAGCCAGCGCTCCGTCCACCCCGGCTTGAGCCGTCCTTTCGCCAGCAGGAAGTTGGGCGCCGTGGCGGTGCGGTCGTGCGCCGGATCTCCTGTAGCGTGGCACTTCAGGCAGGGCGCGGCCGTGGAGGTGAACAGGCTGCGCGCCATGTCCGTCTCTTTGGCCGTCAGCGTCTCCATCGGTTGTGGGATGTACGGCATCGGCTGCTGCGACAGGGCCTGGAAGAACCGCACCAGCTTGCGCAGTTCGTTATCGGAAAACGCGAAGGTCGGCATGTGCGCCTTCAGGTACGGACGCACTCCGTTCCGCGCCGTGTCGGTCTCGCTCAGTGCCGGATTCTTCAGGAAGTGCAGCAGCCAGTCCGGATTCACCCGCGCGCCCTCGGTCAGCAGTTGCGGCGGCAGCTGTTCTTTCCAGTCCGGATCCTGGTACCGCGCCATCTGCAGGAACGACGTCGTCTGGTTGGGCAGGAACTGGTGGCAGCCCGTGCAGTTGTACTTGCGCACCAGCCACCAGCCTTCCTGCACGTCGCGCCGCGAGTCTCCCGGCTTGTACACGTAGCTCGCCGCCAGCGGCAGCTCGTGCGTGCTTTCCCGGCTGCCCAGCAGGAAGGTCACCAGCGCCCGGATCTGCTCCGGCGTCAGGTGCGGATCGGGCATGCGCAGCTTCTCCGTCTCGCTCCGGATCTTCCCCAGGTCGTAGATGTCCGGCTTGGCCAGCTTATGCTCGAAGAAGCCCTTGTGGTCGTACCACGGCCGCCCCTTCTTGCCGGTCAGCGGATCGATGCCTTCCTTTGCCGGATGCGTCAGCAGCGCGAAGTCGAGCCGCTCGATCGGCTTCGAACCCTCCACCGTCAGCTCCGTCCCGATTCGCCCCTCGTCCTCGAAGCCGGAGATCTCATGGCAGCCGGCGCAGCCGAAGTGCCGTACCCAGCGCCGTCCTTCCTCCTTCAGCTTCGGGTCTTCCATCCAGGAGGCGTCCCCGTACGCCGACGGCTCCTTTTGCTTCTGCGTCATCAGGTAGGTGGCGATGTCGCCCGCCTCCTGCTCCGTCAGCCGCAGGTCGGGCATCACCGTCATCTGCTGCACCTGCAGCTCCCGTCCGTCGTTCGGGCACTTGGAATGCTCCGCGTCGAACACGTAGGGCAGGCCCTTCTTGGCGTAGTCCTCGGGACCGATGTCCTTCTTCTCCAGCGGACAATACGGACGCAGCCGCTGCTTCGGGTCCAGGATCCAGCGCACGATGTAGTCGTAGTTCGCCTTTTCTCCCAGCCGCGTCAGGTTGGCCGCGAAGTCGCCGCCCTGCATCTCGCTGCCTTCGCCCATCGAGTGGCAGCCCAGGCATCCGCGTGTTTCCAAAAGCTCTTTGCCTTGCACCGGATTCCCGGTCTTGCGCGCCGGCACCGTGTCCTTCAGCGACGCCTGCCAGAGGTACGCCGAGATGGACCGGATCTGCTCTTGGCTCAGCCGGAAGTCCGGCATCTTCGTGGTCGGCCGGAATTCGCTTGGCTTGTGCAGCCACACCGGGATCCAGTCCCGCCGCAGCTTGGCCCGGATGTCCTTCAGGTTCGGCCCCACCTTCTTCTGGTCGCGCATCAGGCCGCGCATTTCCAGGTCCACCTGCTCCAGCCGCCCGTCGATCTGGCTCACGCCCACCCGCAGGTTCAGCGCCTGTTGGTTCAGCGCCGCCGCCGTCTCGTTGTCCGGCGCCGCATCGGCCTGCTTCTGCAGTAACACCACCTGACGCAGGTTTTCCTTCCGCTGCGACTCCAGCAGCCGCACTTGCTGGTTCAGCGCGATCAGCCGCTCCGGTTCCGGATCGTAGCCCTCGTAACGATGACAGCCCACGCAGCCCCGCACCTGGAACAGCCGCTTGCCCTCATTGATCGTTTCCGCCAGGTCGTACCCCTTGGCCAGCACCATGTCCGCGGCGTGGCAGGTCTGGCATCCCGCCTCCATGTTCTCTTTGTAGAACAGCGGCCACAGCCAGTA
Proteins encoded in this region:
- a CDS encoding COX15/CtaA family protein — protein: MRAAHHNAYHAGHHRFAVFTAAVTFMLLIAGALVTSNDAGLAVPDWPTSFGSLYKIPPMVGGVKYEHGHRMVAQFVGLLTIILAVWTHRVEHRGWMRGLGWAALALVIVQGVLGGVTVLFFLPPAVSTAHATLAQTFFCTVVLMALFTSRGWVEEEARMALDVRRPRLTTLAAWSAAFILLQLILGAAFRHSGMKLLPHLILAGVVTVLVLWTAVRALMDYSHAPEIFQPAIVLLVLLVAQLGLGFGAYLTRVEWSQEAAQPLTSMVATTVAHVAVGALLLAASVVLVAQTRRHLADPDESHAGHRHNSRTPKAVHA